The Heterodontus francisci isolate sHetFra1 unplaced genomic scaffold, sHetFra1.hap1 HAP1_SCAFFOLD_510, whole genome shotgun sequence genome segment GAGGATTGGGCCAGGCGGAATGCTCCATGTCGGGCTGCTGCAGCCAGAGGATTCTGCCAGGCCGAATGCTCCATGTCGGGCTGATGCCAGTGCGATCTTGTGTCACTGCCAAAGAGCAGGAGGGCAAGGAAATCCCGGTTAATATGTCAGGAAGCGTTATAAAGGATTACTGAACATTCTAAAGAGTTAGGAAATATTGTGAATGTTTTCAAGGGACATAAAGGATGATAAATGGATATTAATCTTTATGTCAGATTCTGAAGCATTAGAAACGGTTTTGTTTCGCAGGCTTTAAAGTATTATGAAGAATTGTAAAGGGTTATAAACTGTTGTAAAGCAATATAAATGAATATAAAAAATAAGATAGGTTCATCAAGTATTATAAAAGGTGATAAATTACTGTAATGGGATATAAAGGATTATCTAGGTATCTAAATATTGGTGTAGGATTCAACATTGTTATGTAGTTGTTTAAAGAGGTAAGGAGCATTACAAATGTCAGTAAAGTAGATAAACCATTATAAAGTATTGTAAATGGTTCTACATTACCAAGTGCAATAAAGGAATATACAGATGTATAATGGATAATAACGCATTACAAAGTTATAAATTATTGCAACGTGTTATAAAAATGTAAAGATTTATAAAGGAAAATAAAGCATTAAAATTTTATCAATTGTCATGAAAAAGTCAGGCTGAGCTCAAACCAGATTTTCTCGGACAGTTGTTATTCTGGTTGTGCTGGAAACGCAAGTGGACGAGGCTGCTTCTGATGCTGAAGGTGGTGGGCGGGGCCGATGTTATAATGAGGGAGGTGGGCGGGGCCGCTGttgatgatgagggtggtgggcggggccgctgcTCATGCTGAAGGTGGTGGGCGAGGCCGCTGCTGATGCGAAGGGTGGTGGGCGGAGCCGCTGTTTTGACGAGCGTGGTGGGCGGGTCTGCTGTTGATGcggagggtggtgggcggggccgctgaTGATGCGGAGagtggtgggcggggccgctgcTGATGCGGAGTGTGGAGGGCAGCGCCGCTGCTTCTGTGGGTGGTGGGCGGGGCTGCTGCTGATGCTGAGGATGGTGGGCGGGGCCGCGGCttttgatgagggtggtgggcagcgctgctgctgatgatgagggtggtgggcggggccgctgttAATGATGAGGGTGGTGGACCGGACGGctgctgatgatgagggtggtgggcgggggctGCAGCTGACGCTAATGGTGGTAGGCGGGACCGCTGTTGATGCTGATGGTGGTGGGCGGGGCAATTGCTGATGTTGAGTGCGGTGGGCGGGACCGTTGCTGatgctgagggtggtgggcgggccCGCTACTGATgctgcggccggagggcggggcggCAGCTAATGCTGCGGAAGGTGGGCCACGCCGCTGCTGATGCTGAGGTTGTTGGGCTAGGCCGCTGCTGATGCTGAGCGTGAACAAAGaacgagaacaaagaacagtacagcacaggaacaggccattcggccctccaagcctgcgccgatcttgatgcctgcctaacctaaaaccttctgcacctccgggacccatatccctctattcccttcctattcatgcatttgtcaagatgcccctgaAACGTcgatattgtatctgcttccaccacctccgccggcagcaggttccaggcactcatcgccatctgtgtaaagaaattgcctcacacatcccctctaaactttacccttcACTCTTAAACGTATGtgacctagtaactgactcttccaccctcggaaaaagcttctggctctccactctgtccattcgctcataactttgtaaacctctgtcttgtcgcccctccacctcagtcgttccagtTAAAACAATCAAAGTttttgcaacctctcctcatagctaatccgCTCTAGACCAGGTAAcatactggtaaacctcctctgtaccctctccaaaacctccacgtccttctggtagtgtggtgaccagaagtgcacgcaataatctaagtgtggccaaattaaagttctatacagctgcagcatgaattgccaatttttatactctatgccccagccgatgcaggcaagcatgccgaatgccttcttaactaccttatccacctgcattgcctctttcagtgacctgttaacctgtacgtccagatctctctgcctttcaataccccgaggggttctgccgtttactgtctacttcccagctgcattagaccttccaaaatgcattacctcacatttgtctggattaaacttcatctgccatctctctgcccaaatctccaaccgatctatatcgtgctgtatcctctgacaattctcatcactgcccgcaactccaccaacctttgtgttgtccgaaaacttactaatcagacccgctacattttcctccaaatcatttatatatactacaaacagcaaaggtcccagcactggtccctgcgaaacaccactagtcacatccctccattcagaaaaacacccttccactgttgccctctgtcttctgtgactgagccagttctgtatccatcttgccagctcacctctgatcccatgtgacttcaccttttgtaccagtctgccatgcaggaccttgtcaaaggctttactaaagtccacatagacaacatccacttcccttcctttatcaatcatcttcgtcacttccccaaaaattagtaagacacgacctcaccatcacaaaaacatgctgtctctgtctaataagttcatttgtttccaaatgggagtaaatcctgtcccgaagaatcctctctaatagtttccctaccactgagatAAGGTTCGCGTAAGGTGGTGGGCGGTGTCGCTGCCCATGCTGAGGTTCGTGGGCGGGGCCGCACCTCAAACTGAGGGTGGTGAACGGTGCCGCTCCTCATGCTGAGGTTGGTGGGCGGGGTTCCTGCCGatgctgagggtggtgggcggggcctctaCTCATGCTGAGGGTAGTGGGCGCGGCCGCTCCTCatgctgagggtggtgggcggggccgctcCTCATGCCGCTGCtgctgatgagggtggtgggcggggacGCTGTTAATAATGAGGGTGGTGGACCGGACGGctgctgatgatgagggtggtgggcgggggctGCTGCTGACGCTAATGGTGGTAGGCGGGACCGCTGTTGATGCTGATCGTGGTGGGCGGGGCAATTGCTGATGTTGAGTACGGTGGGCGGGACCGTTGCTGatgctgagggtggtgggcgggccCGCTACTGAGgctgcggccggagggcggggcggCAGCTAATGCtgctgagggtggtgggcggggcctctaCTCATGCTGAGGGTAGTGGGCGCGGCCGCTCCTCatgctgagggtggtgggcggggccgctaCTCATGCTGAGGGTAGTGGGCGCGGCCGCTCCTCatgctgagggtggtgggcggggccgctcCTCATGCTGAGGATGGTGGGCGCGGCCGCTCCTCATGCTGAGGGTCCAGTGCGGTGCCGCTGCTGACTCTGCTGAGGGTACTGGGCGGTGCGACCGCTGatgctgagggtggtgggcggggccgttgctgttggtgagggtggtgggcggggccgttGCCGATGCTGAGGGTAGGGCCGCTGCTTatgctgagggtggtgggcggAGCCGCTGCCGATGCTGAGGGTGCTGGGCGGGGCCGCTGCCTATCCTGAGAGTGGTGGGTGGAGTCGCTGCCgatgctgagggtggtgggtggggccgCTGTCGATGCTGAGGATGGTGGGTGGGGCCGATGCCGATGCTGAGGGTGGAGGGTGGGACCACTACCAATGCAGAGGGTGGTTGGTGGGGCCGCTGCTgatgctgagggtggtgggtggggccgctgccgatgctgagggtggtgggtggaGTCGCTGCCgatgctgagggtggtgggtggggccgctgtcgatgctgagggtggtgggtggggccgATGCAGATGCTGAGGGTGGAGGGTGGGGCCGCTGCCAATCAGTAGGTGGAGGGTGGGACCACTACCAATGCAGAGGTGGTGGGTTGGGCGGCTGCCATTGCTGAAGGGTCGCGGGTGGGGCCGCGGCCGATGCTGAGGGTGCTGGGCGGGGTCGCTGCTGATGCTGCGGGTGCTGGGCGGGGTCGCTGCTGATGCTGAGGGTGAAGGGTGGGGCCGCTGCTGATGCTGATCGTGGTGGGTGGGGCCGCCAGTGGTCAGGCACTTCGATCTTTCCAGTGTAGTGTCACCATGGGAACAGGCTAAAACCCCATGTCTGATAACCACGGGGAACCGCACTCGCCCCGTCTGCCCGTCCCCATGTGAATGAGGCCCGACACCCACCTCCCCACCAAAATAGCGAATACTCAACTTTACGAATGGGCTCAGGCCCCACCAGCATCATTCACCATAGCGATAGGGCCCGCCTCCCTTGTTCACCATATTGATCGGCCCGTCCAGCTTTGTCACCACAGTGATAGGCCCCGCCCCGCTTTGTCACCATAGTGGTGGGCCCTGCCCCACTTTCACACCACAGCGGCAGACCCCGCGCTGCTTTGTCACCATAGCAACAAGCTAGGCCCCAATCCCTGTGGCATCAGTACTACAGGTACGGTCACAGCCTTTCGCCATCACGACAGGCCCAGCCGAACTCTCCCCTCACCACAGCGACTGTCGACCCCCCGGCTGCTGGAAATGGTCAATCAGTTTCTTTCATCATCCAATGAATTGAACAAttgcagtaaagggatatttcagcacattcttcaactgctctctgaaccgaGTTTGGGTCACCGCATAAATagtagtgtttgtgcagcaactcaggagctgcagcatgaagcccaattcctgcaGGAAAACATGTGGATAAGCAAATGTAGTGTCCAAAAACCACATCCGGAACCATATTGAATACACCATTAACGctgcccataacaggatgaaattcagcgagataactaacagtaaaatgatggatttccttcgactctccatctctggatctctTCGACTCTTCCCAGTGCTGTGatctcggagtctcctgcgtcctctgctgctcactgaaatgtgtctgacggtgagagcattgagcagcaggatCAACACAAATGGGAGCCCAggagttagaatgttgtggagcaaCCGGATTGTTCCCCAAACCCGAGAAAGCAGAACATCCGGTGTTGCATCACAAAACCAGGGCATGTTAATCAGTCCATAaggacctgttaacataaaataccagatgatgttctttaaacagctcagcacagtcacggcTCCAAGTACCACAGACGccattttctcactgcaatatctactgctcagcttctggcaacaaatggccacaaatcgatcaaaggtgaaagtgacggtgaaccagacagaaccgtctgtggctgcataaagcaggatggcgtgaatattacacacggggatggaccgcaggaactgaaactgttccttataaacaatcggaatgtgcctcaaaatcaggtccaggataatgaccagtagatccgccgctgacatggccaccaggtaacaagtgacacatttggatagaccgcactttccccgagacaggatcccaatcgtcagcaagttaactgtgaggaagggaaataaacagagaaattatacatcaggctggagcaaagttaacagttcgattgaggacttattgagtttAACAaatatgttcctgtatccagtaatGTATTAACATGATTGAGAGTGAAAGAACAAACGGGATGGTCTAcgatatggtggaaggcaggagagattaagtaacaaaaggATGATACCGAAATTGTTAAACAtaatcctccctctccctcctttcgctGTTTAGTTTAAAAATTGATTCCATATCTAATCTGTCCCAGTTCTGATTAAGGGTCACTTAAATGAAATATtatctcggtttctctctccagagatgatgccagacctgctgactatttccagctttttctgtttttatttcagatttgcagcagctGCAGCACTTTGCTCTTGTATAAAAAGTTagatgttggactgactgagagattccctcacttgtgacaggcagcacggaattcaattatttcaaagcaataataGGTATAAAGTGCTGTTCCTCAGGTTTCAGTCcttggaccactgctgtttttcagactggagtgcggTATATAGTACTGTTTCCCAGGACTCAATACTggtaccactgctgtttttcagactggagtgcggTATATAGTACTGTTTCCCAGGACGCAATACTggtaccactgctgtttttcagactggagtgcggTATATAGTACTGTTTCCCAGGACTCAATACTGGTACCACTGCTGTTTTACTGACTGGAGGGAGTTATAcactgctgttccccagggttcagtactggatcactgctgtttttcagactggagggaggtagacAGTGCTATTCCCCAGGTTTCAGTACTATGATCACTGCTGTCCTTCTCAGACTGGAGAGAGGTATCCAGTGTTGTTCCCCCGGATTCAgtactgggatcactgttgtttttcagactttaGGGAGGTatccagtgctgttccccagggttcagcacGAGGAGCACTGCTGCTTTTTCGAGATAGGGGAAGGTATGCAGTGCTGATCCCCATTGTTCAATAATAGGACagctgctgcttttcagactggagggcggtatacaGTGTTGTTCTGGAGGGTTCTGGACCAGTATCAACGCagtttttcagattggaaggaggtttactgtgctgttccccagggtccaGCACTAGGATCAT includes the following:
- the LOC137359990 gene encoding probable G-protein coupled receptor 139, whose product is MSQNLRIINWNVTTLDRSLSDWFAFFTAHYDWIILPDQIFWALKIIQFFYYPILAIVGVTVNLLTIGILSRGKCGLSKCVTCYLVAMSAADLLVIILDLILRHIPIVYKEQFQFLRSIPVCNIHAILLYAATDGSVWFTVTFTFDRFVAICCQKLSSRYCSEKMASVVLGAVTVLSCLKNIIWYFMLTGPYGLINMPWFCDATPDVLLSRVWGTIRLLHNILTPGLPFVLILLLNALTVRHISVSSRGRRRLRDHSTGKSRRDPEMESRRKSIILLLVISLNFILLWAALMVYSIWFRMWFLDTTFAYPHVFLQELGFMLQLLSCCTNTTIYAVTQTRFREQLKNVLKYPFTAIVQFIG